The sequence GGTAGCCCACAGCAATTAccttcaatatatacaatagaacatatgataccgcactcaatatTAGATATAAAGCAAAACATAATTATTTATTGTTTCCTcctattttcaatcagatatctCTTAAAATCAGTGGAGTATACAAATATGGCAACATATAATAACTTCTTAGATTGTACCTATGTGATCACAACTAAACTTAAACAACACAAGGTAAATAGATAGATTGAATATCCCCAATCAAAAACtgactctgtgtcagtgttaatAATGTTAATGAACACTATATGGATGAGAGCTCTGTATATAATCAACTTGAATGCTTGGCAGAAACAaggacaaaaaagtgaaaaaaagaaaaaatgaaaaaacaagaaaaagtgaGAAATAATGACAGGGCCTTCGAAGGGACAATCCAGGTCCAGAGCACGCAGCCCAGGCACCCCAGctacagagagagagggagcccAGGCACCCCATACACTACTAGGCAGAACAAGTGATTACAGCGACCTGCATGAAGGAGCAGCTATTCAGATCCACACAAGCACGCAAGACTACTCACCTGCAGACTTGGACAAGCCATCACACTCAGCAATTTTTATCTCTTACTATTTATGTGGaaagattaaattaaataaaattaaagtcacacctctttatcctaccTCAATAACAAGAGTGGTGAGATCTATCCAATACCATCCACCAGTGGATGCCCGTTTTTGCTACTTTTAGTGTGCAAacactgggactgtatatacatttttttccattgtTGCATTGTTATTTCTccctttttcttgttttttcatttttcaacatttttatttttttccctttttcccccgttttttcccttttttctgccAAGCATTCAAGTTGATTATATACAGGGCTCTCATCCATAAAGTGTTCATTAACACTattaacactgacacagagttggTTTTTGATTGGGGatattttatctatctatttaccttgtgttttttaattttagttgtGATCACATACTGTAgtaggctttttttttctttgtagaatACAATATTGTGGGAACTGAGACCCTTAATGACCACTTTAAGAGAATATTCATGAAAGTGAAGGATTCCAGTCCCCACAGTTCGAAAGCCTCTGTAAACTACAGGAGGTTATCACAAAAAAGCGATTCAGGTTATGAATATAAGTACTCAGGTATTTACTCAGAATCACCCTGCATGACTTTATAGGGTTACCTTACTATGAATATGTTTTGATGTCACTAGCTTCCCTAAATGTAATTTAATCTTTCTTGCGAAGTGAATGAAAAAGGACTGTTACGTAACTCTTCTGTAGATACAATACTTTCACAGCCTATACTactcttaaaatatatatttatttgttttcttcccaACTCCCTCCATCAGTGgtgttcattaaccccttaaggacacatgacatgtgtgacatgtcatgattcccttttattccagaagtttggtccttaaggggttaaagtgaaaattcaaagtgaattgaaagtgattttcaaatttaaggccagagtagctgattgcAAAGCATAGgtgacttagataatttttccaggtgggctattttgaccttaaatttgaaattcactttggactCACCATGCATTCTCGCTTTAGTAAATAATGCTGTTTATCTTCCAGTaagaaataaagcaaataaatagTATAGGAAGAAATGTGTACACATTTAAGAAAATACTGGTATAAAAGGAAACATCCATGCACTTTGAATGGCTTGTAAAAATTATTTAATGCTGATTTATTAAAGCTAAAAAGATTGTCAAATAATGACATAACAATAAAGCTTTTTCCATtaagtattattttaattttaaagaaaaattctaaaaattggtttaaagatttttttaaaaaaggtcatGGTGCTTTCtggaaaaacacaaatataatttaAGAGCATATTCAGTATTTTGCCTGGAATATCGGTAATAAATGAGCCCATCTTACAAAGCAAATAATTAACTAACACTATACACAGAGAatatgttatgtttctatgcaactataacaaaattaaatacaattttaaagatGCTGGAAGATTGTTTCCACCAACCAGAAGCAGCCATGGTATACAACATCATGAAAAGTAATTGGTTATCATATGTATgggatttattgtttattttcctctatgaattatatttaataaacgATTTTCCATcccacatttttttaattgataTCTTAACCTCTTTGTTCCTCAAGGTGTAAATGACTGGGTTAAGCATTGGTGCTATGACTGTATAGAATACTATCACTACTTGATCAGCTTGGAAAGAAGTGGATGGCCTCATGTAGATGAAGACGCAAGGACCGAAGAAAAATGTCACTACAGTGATATGAGAAGCACACGTTGAAAAGGCTTTACGTCTGCCATCAGTTGTCTTTATTTTTAGGATTGATGAAACAATGCCAATATAAGAAAGCAAGACACAGATAAAACATCCCAATGAAACGATACCACTGTTGCCCACTATCATTGCATCAATCATTGTTGTATCAGTACAGGCCAGTCTGATAAGTGGTGGAATATCGCAGAAAAAACTGTTTATCTCATTGGGGCCACAAAAGGGTAATCCCATGGTTAAAGTTGTTTGTATATTGGAGTGGGCAAAGCTAATGGCCCAGGTTGCTGCTACCATCCACAAACACAGCTTCTTGCTCATAATTAAAGAATAGTTCAGAGGTTTGCAAATGGCCACATATCTATCATAAGCCATAACTGTGAAAATAAAGCATTCTGCACATGCAAAAAAGTGGAAAAAGTATAGTTGTGTGATGCAACCATTAAAGGAAATAACTTTCCTTTCAGACAAGAAGTCTACCAACATCTTTGGCACAGTCACTGATGAGTAACAAAGATCAATGAAGGACAACTTGCTTAGGAAAAAATACATAGGATTATGGAGCCGAGGGTCAGCTCTGATTGTCATCATAATAAGAATGTTCCCACTCAAGAGTAAAAAATAGATCATAAGGAAGATGAAGAATACAGAATGTTGAAGACCTGGAGAGAAAGCAAATGCCACAAAAACAAATTCTTTTACTTCTGTTGAGTTTCCCTTTGATGAGTAAATGAGGCCTGATTTGTCAGGGATCCCATGAAGATCAGATGATATATTACAATTTACCATGATTATCATATATGATTCACATATCTTTCAAATATCAACCCGTGTATGAACCAGCTGGAGCTTTAAAACAATGAGAGAGAAAgtaaaagagacagagaaagatagAGGGCAAGAAAAATGGCACTGTTGACATATTAGAAttacagtattttattttatttaacatttttatgtaGAATTCTAGGGACCTGATATTGGTTAGAAATAATACAGCCTTGAATTAACTGGTACAACAATCAGAGTGTACATTAACATTGGgactttgtaaaaaataaataaagtcttAAAGTTCTTACttaaccctcaatctagagtcttgtctcttattgggggaaactgctataaagctatcacactagctcttgtaagagcttctctACTTGGATGACTGCTGGGAATGCTGTAATACCACTCACACTCAGGAGAAGGGCGCCCTCTGGCGCTGGAAACCCCCTCTACTCATCGGGGTAACCGCTACACACGGTATCCCCGCGCTCACCAGCTTTACCCTGCTTGAAACAGCGGGATGCTGAGTGAGAAACTCCACAGCCGGAGCATTCAAGTTTAAGCTTGCAACTGGTCCCCCATTTACACTGATTTTCATTGTATTGCCAGCAGCAACCAGAGCGCCTGGGCAAAGCTAACGTGGAGGGGTGTCTAACCGGGCCGCCCCACCCCCAGAGAAAGGACGACCTAATCATAATCACCAACCAACGGATGGGTGAACTGCCAACGAAATTACTCATCATAGTGCGCCAGCTTTTCCGGCGCCTTCTCTCCTATAATACTGACCAGGATCGAAA comes from Pelobates fuscus isolate aPelFus1 chromosome 5, aPelFus1.pri, whole genome shotgun sequence and encodes:
- the LOC134612148 gene encoding olfactory receptor 4E2-like, which produces MVNCNISSDLHGIPDKSGLIYSSKGNSTEVKEFVFVAFAFSPGLQHSVFFIFLMIYFLLLSGNILIMMTIRADPRLHNPMYFFLSKLSFIDLCYSSVTVPKMLVDFLSERKVISFNGCITQLYFFHFFACAECFIFTVMAYDRYVAICKPLNYSLIMSKKLCLWMVAATWAISFAHSNIQTTLTMGLPFCGPNEINSFFCDIPPLIRLACTDTTMIDAMIVGNSGIVSLGCFICVLLSYIGIVSSILKIKTTDGRRKAFSTCASHITVVTFFFGPCVFIYMRPSTSFQADQVVIVFYTVIAPMLNPVIYTLRNKEVKISIKKMWDGKSFIKYNS